The following are encoded in a window of Arthrobacter sp. OAP107 genomic DNA:
- the dnaB gene encoding replicative DNA helicase codes for MSVTHLDSIEGTRESEGSRKPPQDIPAEQSVLGGMMLSKDAIADVVEILRGQDFYRPAHETIYEAVIDLYGRGEPADAVTVSDELTKRGEINRIGGPAYLHELIQTVPTAANAGYYAEIVAERAVLRRLVNAGTKIVQLGYGQDGEVEDLVNQAQAEVYAVAERRTAEDYVVLKDVMESTVDEIEASGHRGEGMVGVPTGFYELDELTHGLHPGQMIVIAARPAVGKSTFALDFARSAAIKNNLSTVMFSLEMGRNEIAMRLLSAEATIGLQDLRKGTIKDEQWSKIATTMGRMNDAPLFIDDSPNMSLMEIRAKCRRLKQQHDLKLVILDYLQLMSSGKKVESRQQEVSEFSRALKLLAKELQVPVIALSQLNRGSEQRQDKRPMVSDLRESGSIEQDADMVILLHREDVYDKESPRAGEADILVAKHRNGPTKDIVVAFQGHYSRFANMAGDAGGGGGF; via the coding sequence TTGTCAGTTACGCACCTGGACTCAATCGAAGGTACCCGCGAATCCGAAGGCAGCCGTAAACCTCCCCAGGACATCCCCGCCGAACAGTCCGTCCTGGGCGGCATGATGCTCTCCAAGGACGCCATTGCGGACGTCGTCGAGATCCTGCGCGGGCAGGACTTCTACCGCCCCGCCCACGAAACCATTTACGAGGCCGTCATCGACCTCTACGGCCGCGGCGAACCCGCGGATGCCGTCACCGTGTCCGATGAACTGACCAAGCGCGGCGAGATCAACCGGATCGGCGGCCCCGCCTACCTCCATGAGCTCATTCAGACGGTGCCCACGGCCGCCAACGCAGGTTACTACGCGGAGATCGTGGCCGAGCGCGCCGTGCTCCGGCGGCTGGTCAACGCCGGCACCAAAATCGTGCAGCTCGGCTACGGGCAGGACGGCGAGGTGGAAGACCTGGTCAACCAGGCCCAGGCGGAAGTGTATGCGGTCGCCGAACGCCGCACGGCGGAAGACTACGTCGTCCTGAAGGACGTCATGGAGTCCACGGTGGATGAGATCGAGGCCTCCGGCCACCGCGGCGAAGGCATGGTGGGCGTTCCCACGGGCTTCTATGAGCTGGACGAGCTGACCCACGGGCTGCATCCGGGCCAGATGATCGTCATCGCCGCCCGGCCCGCCGTGGGTAAGTCCACCTTCGCGCTGGACTTTGCCCGCTCCGCCGCCATCAAGAACAACCTGAGCACGGTGATGTTCTCCCTGGAAATGGGGCGCAACGAGATCGCCATGCGTCTCCTGTCGGCCGAGGCCACCATCGGCCTGCAGGACCTCCGCAAGGGCACCATCAAGGATGAGCAGTGGTCCAAGATCGCCACCACCATGGGGCGGATGAATGATGCCCCGCTGTTCATCGACGACAGCCCCAACATGTCCCTCATGGAGATCAGGGCCAAGTGCCGACGCCTCAAGCAGCAGCACGACCTCAAGCTGGTGATCCTTGACTACCTGCAGCTCATGAGTTCGGGCAAGAAGGTGGAGTCCCGCCAGCAGGAAGTCTCCGAGTTCTCGCGTGCGCTGAAGCTGCTCGCTAAGGAACTCCAGGTCCCGGTTATTGCGCTGTCGCAGCTGAACCGTGGTTCCGAGCAGCGCCAGGACAAGCGCCCCATGGTCTCCGACCTGCGTGAATCGGGGTCCATCGAGCAGGACGCCGACATGGTGATCCTGCTGCACCGCGAGGACGTGTACGACAAGGAGTCCCCGCGCGCCGGTGAAGCAGACATTCTCGTCGCCAAACACCGTAACGGCCCCACCAAGGACATCGTCGTTGCGTTCCAGGGCCATTACTCGCGGTTCGCCAACATGGCCGGGGATGCCGGCGGAGGCGGCGGCTTCTAG
- a CDS encoding hotdog domain-containing protein: MTETAANSVTLRFLAAPMDVGHSGSVDAGTVLEWVDKAAYAAAVGWAKSYCVTAYVGNIHFADPVNVGDMVEVTATIVYTGRSSMHIRTVVSSGDPKGGPATMRSQCMVIFVAVGEDGKPVPVKQFEPETAEELEQRDHALARIGIREQIVKAMSAQEYTDAGTAERVVLRFMAAPTDVNWGGKVHGGIVMKWIDEAAYVCASRYCGRDTVAVFSGGVRFYRPLLIGHVVEVEARLVYTGTKGMHVAVHVRSGDPKGRELNLTTYCLTVMVARDAEGTSVPIPAWTPVSEEDKRLHAHARQLLEIRAAAPGNRLPNHLLQSQPH; encoded by the coding sequence ATGACCGAGACTGCCGCCAACTCAGTAACCCTCCGCTTCCTGGCCGCCCCCATGGACGTGGGCCACAGCGGGTCCGTTGACGCCGGAACCGTGCTCGAGTGGGTGGATAAGGCGGCCTACGCGGCTGCCGTGGGCTGGGCCAAGTCCTACTGCGTCACGGCCTATGTGGGAAACATCCACTTCGCAGACCCGGTGAATGTCGGCGACATGGTCGAGGTCACCGCCACCATCGTCTATACGGGCCGGTCCTCCATGCACATCAGGACGGTGGTTTCCTCCGGGGACCCCAAGGGCGGGCCTGCCACCATGCGCAGCCAGTGCATGGTGATTTTTGTGGCAGTTGGCGAGGACGGGAAACCCGTCCCGGTGAAGCAGTTCGAGCCGGAGACGGCGGAGGAACTCGAACAGCGGGACCACGCCCTGGCCCGGATCGGGATCCGCGAGCAGATTGTCAAGGCCATGAGCGCCCAGGAATATACCGATGCCGGCACCGCCGAGCGCGTCGTCCTGCGGTTCATGGCGGCGCCCACCGACGTGAACTGGGGCGGCAAAGTCCATGGCGGCATCGTCATGAAATGGATCGACGAGGCCGCATATGTCTGCGCCTCACGCTACTGCGGCCGGGACACGGTGGCTGTCTTCTCGGGCGGAGTTCGGTTCTACCGGCCGCTGCTGATCGGCCACGTGGTGGAGGTGGAGGCCCGGCTGGTCTACACGGGCACCAAGGGCATGCACGTTGCGGTACATGTCCGCTCAGGGGACCCCAAAGGCCGGGAACTGAACCTCACCACGTACTGCCTCACGGTGATGGTTGCCCGTGACGCCGAGGGCACCTCGGTTCCCATCCCTGCATGGACCCCGGTGTCCGAGGAGGACAAGAGACTCCATGCCCACGCACGGCAGCTGCTGGAAATCAGGGCAGCAGCTCCGGGAAACAGGCTGCCCAACCACCTGCTGCAGTCACAACCGCACTAG
- the aztD gene encoding zinc metallochaperone AztD produces MARPFAGVPANSATHRGRTPFGAPLAAACGAALLLSGCAAGPAQNSAESSASPSRGTQAAEPTELRAPKPRLAYTYAGGVGVLDAATLEPAGDVALEGYNRISPAGDNRHILVAADDSFRILDAGTWTERHGDHGHSYAAQPGMTDHAFAASKPGHVVRHAGRTVLFSDGSGKVESFGSAALGALAKDGLPKTTTYTAPEAHHGVAVELEDGKLLVTVGNENARNAVALLGPAASWGAPGQDRKEILRSQDCPGVHGEAVAGENTVTFGCEDGMLVFKDGQFSKVSSPDPYGRMGNQAGSPASPVVFGDYKVDKDAVLERPTRISLVNAGSKALKLVDLGTSYSFRSLGRGPSGEALVLGTDGALHVLNPLAGATAATVPVVPAWQEPEAWQEPRPTLFVQGSTAYVTEPAARKIHAVDLKAGKVVRTATLAHTPNELTGVMG; encoded by the coding sequence TTGGCTCGGCCGTTCGCCGGGGTGCCCGCCAATTCAGCAACCCACCGGGGCAGGACGCCGTTCGGGGCGCCGCTGGCCGCGGCCTGCGGAGCCGCCCTGCTGTTGTCGGGTTGTGCCGCCGGCCCCGCGCAAAATTCCGCCGAAAGTTCCGCCAGCCCTTCCCGGGGCACACAGGCCGCAGAACCCACCGAACTTCGCGCTCCAAAGCCGCGCCTGGCCTACACGTACGCCGGCGGCGTCGGAGTGCTGGATGCAGCCACCCTTGAACCTGCGGGAGACGTTGCGCTGGAGGGCTACAACCGCATTAGCCCCGCCGGTGACAACCGCCACATCCTGGTGGCGGCGGACGACTCGTTCCGCATCCTCGACGCCGGCACCTGGACCGAGCGGCACGGCGACCATGGGCATTCCTACGCGGCCCAGCCTGGGATGACGGATCACGCGTTTGCGGCCAGTAAACCGGGCCATGTGGTGCGGCACGCCGGCAGGACCGTCCTGTTCAGTGACGGGTCCGGCAAGGTGGAGTCGTTCGGATCGGCCGCCCTCGGAGCGCTTGCCAAAGACGGCCTTCCGAAGACGACGACATACACTGCACCGGAGGCCCACCATGGCGTGGCGGTGGAACTGGAGGACGGCAAGCTGCTGGTGACCGTGGGCAACGAGAACGCCCGCAATGCCGTGGCACTCCTGGGCCCGGCTGCTTCTTGGGGGGCCCCTGGTCAGGACCGCAAGGAGATTCTCCGAAGCCAGGACTGCCCCGGCGTGCACGGTGAGGCGGTGGCCGGCGAAAACACCGTGACCTTCGGATGCGAGGACGGAATGCTGGTATTCAAGGACGGCCAGTTCTCCAAGGTCTCCAGTCCTGACCCCTATGGCCGGATGGGAAACCAGGCCGGTTCGCCGGCGTCGCCTGTGGTGTTCGGGGACTACAAGGTGGACAAGGATGCGGTCCTGGAGCGGCCCACACGGATTTCGCTGGTGAACGCCGGCAGCAAAGCCCTGAAGCTGGTGGATCTTGGTACCAGCTATTCCTTCCGGTCGCTGGGGCGCGGGCCGTCCGGCGAGGCGCTGGTCCTCGGCACCGACGGCGCGCTGCATGTTCTCAATCCGCTGGCTGGCGCCACCGCGGCCACTGTGCCTGTCGTGCCGGCCTGGCAGGAGCCCGAGGCGTGGCAGGAACCGCGGCCCACCCTGTTCGTCCAGGGCTCCACGGCGTATGTCACTGAGCCGGCAGCGCGAAAAATCCACGCCGTCGATCTGAAGGCGGGCAAAGTGGTCCGCACGGCAACGCTGGCCCACACGCCGAATGAACTGACCGGCGTCATGGGCTGA
- a CDS encoding DoxX family protein: MNQSTQTTTALTILRVIAGFLFAAHGWQKFSEFTIAGTQASFAKMGVPAAEVAAPVIATLELAGGIALILGVLTRIFATLLALDMLGALFLVHASAGVFVATGGYELVLLLAAGAAAIALAGAGRISADAALFGRRDSRLKVLA, from the coding sequence ATGAACCAGTCCACCCAGACCACCACAGCCCTGACGATCCTGCGAGTGATCGCCGGATTCCTCTTCGCCGCGCACGGCTGGCAGAAGTTCAGTGAATTCACCATCGCCGGCACGCAGGCATCCTTCGCCAAGATGGGGGTTCCGGCTGCTGAGGTCGCCGCCCCGGTCATCGCCACGCTGGAACTGGCAGGGGGCATCGCCCTCATCCTCGGCGTCCTGACCCGCATTTTCGCCACCCTTCTCGCCCTGGACATGCTGGGCGCCCTCTTCCTGGTGCACGCCTCTGCCGGAGTTTTCGTCGCCACCGGCGGCTACGAGCTGGTCCTCCTGCTGGCAGCCGGAGCAGCGGCCATCGCCCTTGCCGGAGCGGGCCGCATCTCGGCGGACGCCGCCCTGTTCGGCCGCAGGGACTCAAGGCTCAAGGTTCTCGCGTAG
- a CDS encoding MATE family efflux transporter, which produces MPQSSSATVSTPKPESHSREILRLAVPAFGALIAEPLFLLADSAIVGHLGVAQLAGVGLASAVLHTAVGLMVFLAYSTTPAVARAVGDGQLGRALAAGRDGVWLALLLGTVLALAGFLAAEPLIGLMGPSPEIRTFAVDYLRWSMPGLAAMLLIFAGTGVLRGLQDTRTPLVVATAGFTLNIVLNLVLVYGVGLSVVGSAVGTSIAQWAMAAVYLVMVQRNARRHGVSLLPDWHGIRAMTKVGSWLMLRTLSLRTAILATVLVVTAQGAVNLAAHQLAMTVFTFLAFALDALAIAAQALIGKELGASNPGKARILTRTMIRWGAGFGVATGVLLALVAPFAGALFTSDAGVQSVLTAALWVLAAGQPLAGYVFVLDGVLIGAGDAKYLAIAGVVNLAVYLPLLLAVPLAGADGAAALVWVWAAFSLGYMSARAVTLGLRARTDRWMVLGS; this is translated from the coding sequence GTGCCCCAATCGTCTTCCGCTACCGTTTCCACCCCAAAACCCGAGAGCCACAGCCGTGAAATCCTCAGGCTTGCTGTTCCAGCTTTTGGCGCGCTGATCGCCGAGCCGCTCTTCCTGCTTGCCGACTCGGCGATCGTTGGGCATCTGGGCGTTGCCCAGCTGGCCGGGGTCGGGCTTGCCTCGGCGGTGCTGCATACGGCGGTTGGGTTGATGGTTTTCCTCGCCTACTCCACCACTCCGGCAGTGGCGCGGGCAGTAGGCGACGGCCAGCTTGGCAGGGCTCTGGCCGCCGGGCGGGACGGCGTCTGGCTTGCCCTGCTGCTGGGGACCGTGCTGGCGCTGGCCGGGTTCCTTGCCGCGGAGCCGCTGATCGGGCTCATGGGGCCGAGCCCGGAGATCCGCACGTTCGCGGTCGATTACCTGCGCTGGTCCATGCCGGGGCTGGCGGCGATGCTGCTGATCTTCGCCGGCACGGGCGTGCTGAGGGGGCTGCAGGACACCCGGACGCCCCTGGTGGTGGCCACGGCGGGATTCACGCTGAACATCGTGCTGAACCTGGTGCTGGTCTACGGTGTCGGTCTGTCTGTGGTCGGATCGGCCGTGGGAACGAGCATCGCGCAGTGGGCCATGGCGGCGGTGTATCTGGTGATGGTGCAGCGCAACGCCCGTCGTCACGGCGTCAGCCTGCTGCCAGACTGGCACGGCATCCGGGCCATGACCAAGGTGGGCTCCTGGCTCATGCTGCGGACCCTGAGCCTGCGAACCGCCATCCTTGCCACCGTCCTCGTGGTCACGGCCCAGGGTGCTGTGAACCTCGCTGCCCATCAGCTCGCCATGACGGTGTTCACCTTCCTCGCCTTCGCACTGGACGCCCTGGCCATCGCCGCGCAGGCGCTGATCGGCAAGGAGCTGGGGGCCTCCAACCCCGGCAAAGCCAGGATTCTGACCCGGACCATGATCCGTTGGGGTGCCGGCTTTGGTGTGGCCACCGGCGTGCTCCTCGCCCTGGTGGCCCCGTTCGCCGGTGCCCTCTTCACGTCCGACGCCGGCGTCCAGTCAGTGCTGACCGCGGCCCTCTGGGTACTGGCCGCGGGCCAGCCCCTCGCGGGGTACGTGTTCGTGCTCGACGGGGTGCTGATCGGTGCCGGCGACGCGAAGTATCTGGCGATTGCCGGCGTCGTAAATCTTGCGGTGTACCTTCCGCTGCTGCTGGCCGTGCCGCTGGCCGGGGCCGATGGCGCAGCGGCGCTTGTTTGGGTGTGGGCGGCCTTTTCGCTGGGCTACATGAGTGCGCGGGCCGTAACCCTGGGGCTGCGGGCCAGGACGGACCGCTGGATGGTGCTCGGTTCCTAG
- a CDS encoding CGNR zinc finger domain-containing protein: MVFAPDTELSLRFVVNLINSAANGEENLPTVEALDEFLRREGFTGYRTHDAAELASIHALRTVLAALWTADEDTAVAGVNRLLREAQALPQLLKHDQWDWHLHATTHDAPLADRMGTEAAMALVDVIRSKEMDRMLVCAADDCDAAVLDLSRNRSKRYCDTGNCANRAHVAAYRARRASGE, from the coding sequence GTGGTCTTTGCCCCTGACACGGAACTCTCGCTGCGCTTTGTGGTGAATCTCATCAACTCAGCCGCCAACGGCGAGGAAAACCTGCCCACGGTGGAAGCGCTGGACGAGTTCCTGCGGCGGGAGGGCTTTACCGGTTACCGCACGCACGACGCCGCCGAACTGGCCAGCATCCACGCACTGCGGACGGTATTGGCTGCCCTTTGGACGGCGGATGAGGATACGGCCGTGGCCGGCGTGAACCGCCTGTTGCGCGAGGCCCAGGCCCTCCCCCAGCTGCTCAAGCATGACCAGTGGGACTGGCACCTCCACGCCACCACGCACGATGCCCCGCTGGCGGACAGGATGGGCACCGAGGCGGCCATGGCGCTGGTGGACGTAATCCGCAGCAAGGAGATGGACCGCATGCTCGTGTGCGCGGCCGATGACTGCGACGCGGCCGTGCTCGACCTCAGCCGCAACCGGTCCAAGAGATACTGCGACACGGGAAACTGTGCCAACCGGGCGCATGTGGCGGCCTACCGGGCGCGCCGCGCCAGCGGAGAGTAG
- a CDS encoding DMT family transporter: MGVALFSSAIFGLSGSFAKALLETGWTPGAAVTARLTGAALILAIPAVLALRGRWHQLRSNWLTIVLFGLIGVAGCQLFYFNAVARLSVGVALLLEYLGPVLIVLWLWVASRKRPRALTIAGTLLSLGGLVLVLDFTGAVKVDAVGVLWGLAAAVCLAIYFFLTAKQNDTLPPIVLASGGLLTGAAVMWLMAATGLLPMAMSTADTKLGPWTTPWWVPLGGLVVLATVLAYVSGIMAARALGTKVASFVSLTEVLFAVIWAWLLLGELPGAIQLAGGLLIVGGVLCVRLDELRGAKAGAPAAVSGPLDHANDVEPVP, encoded by the coding sequence TTGGGTGTCGCCCTCTTTTCGTCCGCGATCTTCGGGCTTTCCGGCTCCTTCGCTAAAGCATTGCTGGAAACCGGCTGGACTCCCGGGGCGGCCGTCACCGCCCGGCTGACAGGCGCCGCGCTCATCCTCGCCATCCCCGCTGTGCTGGCGCTTCGGGGCCGCTGGCACCAGCTGCGGTCGAACTGGCTGACGATTGTGCTGTTTGGCCTGATCGGCGTCGCGGGCTGCCAGCTGTTCTACTTCAACGCCGTGGCCCGGCTGTCGGTTGGCGTGGCACTGCTGCTCGAATACCTCGGCCCGGTGTTGATCGTGCTGTGGCTTTGGGTGGCCAGCCGGAAGCGGCCGCGCGCCCTCACCATCGCCGGGACGCTGCTGTCCCTGGGCGGTCTGGTCCTCGTCCTGGACTTCACAGGGGCGGTGAAGGTGGACGCTGTCGGCGTGCTCTGGGGCCTTGCCGCGGCCGTCTGCCTTGCCATCTATTTCTTCCTCACGGCCAAGCAGAACGACACGCTGCCGCCCATCGTCCTGGCATCGGGCGGGCTTCTGACCGGCGCCGCGGTCATGTGGCTGATGGCGGCCACCGGCCTCCTGCCCATGGCCATGAGCACGGCCGACACCAAACTCGGCCCATGGACGACGCCGTGGTGGGTTCCGCTGGGCGGTCTTGTGGTGCTGGCCACCGTCCTGGCCTACGTCTCAGGAATCATGGCTGCACGTGCGCTCGGCACCAAGGTGGCTTCGTTCGTCTCCCTCACCGAGGTCCTGTTTGCCGTGATCTGGGCGTGGCTGCTGCTTGGCGAACTGCCCGGTGCCATCCAGCTCGCGGGCGGACTGCTGATCGTGGGCGGGGTGCTGTGCGTCCGGCTGGATGAGCTCCGGGGAGCCAAAGCCGGGGCCCCGGCAGCAGTGAGTGGACCGCTTGACCACGCGAACGACGTCGAACCCGTCCCCTAA
- a CDS encoding DUF2277 domain-containing protein yields the protein MCRNIRTLHNYEPHATSEEIHAAALQYVRKISGSSKPSKANEEAFEHAVHEIAHVTQHLLESLVTHAPAKDRDEEAAKAKARSAVRFGTA from the coding sequence ATGTGCCGGAATATCCGTACCCTCCACAACTACGAACCGCACGCCACGTCCGAGGAGATCCACGCCGCGGCGCTGCAGTACGTACGAAAAATCAGCGGCAGCTCCAAGCCCTCCAAGGCCAATGAGGAGGCGTTCGAGCACGCCGTGCACGAGATAGCGCACGTGACCCAGCACCTGCTCGAGTCGCTGGTGACGCACGCCCCCGCGAAGGACCGTGACGAGGAAGCTGCCAAGGCGAAGGCCCGGTCGGCCGTCCGCTTCGGGACGGCCTAG
- a CDS encoding heavy metal translocating P-type ATPase: MGTEHLSAGNPRRVIELDVEGMTCASCVNRVEKKLAKLEGVEATVNLPLETAYVTAPATITDQQITDQVAAAGYKARVRPAQFPTTQANDAGAGTRNRASKRGTSEHAEHGGPAEDSAAHHEDHLAHGGKASELKPRLFAAAVLTVPVFLISMFPAFQFPDWGWVAGALALPVVSWAAWPFHRAAAINARHLASTMDTLVSLGVIAAYLFSAWQLLAFPRLTEHPGMEEMGGAGSGGLYFEVASVVTTFLLLGRFLEANAKSKAGDALRALLDLGAKDASILQNGAEVKIPASRLTVGDVIVVRPGEKIATDGVVVDGVSAVDASLVTGESVPVDVGPGSLVTGATINTSGRMLVRATRVGAETTLAQMGRLVSQAQTGKAPIARLADRISAVFVPVVLAIAVLTFAGWLLAAGPDITGPELRAAFTAAVAVLVIACPCALGLATPVGLLTGTGRGAQLGILIKGPQVLEDTRTVDTILLDKTGTVTSGQLSVDAVAAFAPFSGPDVLRLAGAVESASEHPIAVAIAAAAKSAVPAAGRRSYASHNVPDTNDGASLPAVVGFRSAPGGGVVGTVEGQLVAAGRSGWLLENGVEITPVQDQVLRDAEESGATAIWVAVDGEAAGIIELRDTVKAGSEAAVARLKALGLRPMLLTGDNAAVAAQVAAAVGIAADDVFAGVLPEGKVEAVRRLQAGGATVAMAGDGVNDAAALAQADLGIAMGSGTDVAIEAADLTVMGNDLGQVATAIELSRHTLATIKTNLFWAFFYNAVGIPVAALGLLNPMVAGVAMAASSVLVVANSLRLRRFGR, encoded by the coding sequence ATGGGCACCGAACACCTTTCCGCCGGCAACCCCCGCAGGGTGATCGAACTGGACGTTGAGGGCATGACCTGCGCCTCATGCGTGAACCGCGTGGAAAAGAAACTCGCCAAGCTCGAAGGCGTCGAGGCCACGGTCAACCTCCCGCTGGAAACGGCTTACGTAACCGCCCCTGCCACCATCACGGACCAGCAGATCACCGACCAGGTGGCCGCCGCCGGTTATAAGGCACGAGTCAGGCCAGCCCAATTCCCGACGACGCAAGCAAACGACGCCGGTGCCGGCACGCGGAACCGTGCGTCCAAGCGAGGAACGAGCGAGCACGCGGAGCATGGCGGACCGGCGGAGGACAGTGCGGCCCACCATGAAGACCACCTGGCCCACGGCGGCAAGGCCTCTGAGCTCAAGCCGCGCCTGTTCGCCGCAGCGGTCCTGACGGTACCGGTGTTCCTGATCTCGATGTTCCCGGCGTTCCAGTTCCCCGACTGGGGCTGGGTGGCCGGCGCCCTGGCGCTGCCCGTGGTCAGCTGGGCCGCATGGCCGTTCCACCGGGCGGCAGCCATCAATGCCCGCCACTTGGCCTCCACCATGGACACCCTGGTGTCGCTCGGCGTGATCGCGGCCTACCTGTTCTCCGCCTGGCAGCTCCTTGCCTTCCCCCGCTTGACCGAACACCCCGGCATGGAGGAGATGGGCGGCGCTGGTTCCGGTGGCCTGTACTTCGAGGTGGCCAGCGTGGTCACCACCTTCCTTCTGCTGGGCCGGTTCCTGGAGGCGAACGCCAAGTCGAAGGCCGGCGACGCGCTCAGGGCCCTCCTGGACCTCGGCGCCAAGGACGCCTCCATCCTGCAGAACGGCGCCGAAGTGAAGATCCCGGCGAGCCGGCTGACTGTCGGGGATGTAATCGTGGTCCGCCCAGGCGAGAAGATCGCCACCGACGGCGTGGTGGTGGACGGCGTCTCGGCGGTGGATGCCTCGCTGGTCACCGGCGAATCGGTTCCCGTGGACGTCGGGCCGGGCAGCCTTGTCACCGGTGCCACCATCAACACGTCCGGCCGGATGCTGGTCCGGGCCACGCGGGTGGGCGCCGAAACTACCCTGGCCCAGATGGGCCGGCTCGTGTCACAGGCACAGACCGGCAAAGCGCCGATCGCCCGGCTGGCTGACCGCATCAGCGCGGTATTCGTGCCCGTGGTTCTGGCCATCGCCGTCCTCACCTTCGCCGGCTGGCTGCTTGCCGCCGGGCCGGACATCACGGGGCCCGAACTCCGGGCCGCCTTCACCGCCGCGGTGGCCGTGCTGGTCATCGCCTGCCCCTGTGCCCTTGGCCTGGCCACCCCCGTGGGCCTCCTGACCGGCACGGGCCGCGGCGCACAACTGGGCATCCTCATCAAGGGTCCGCAGGTCCTGGAAGACACCCGGACCGTGGACACCATACTTCTGGACAAGACCGGAACCGTCACCAGCGGGCAGCTGTCCGTGGACGCCGTGGCGGCGTTTGCCCCGTTCAGCGGCCCGGACGTCCTGCGCTTGGCCGGAGCGGTGGAGTCGGCGTCGGAGCATCCGATCGCCGTGGCGATCGCTGCCGCCGCAAAATCCGCCGTGCCCGCTGCGGGACGGCGGTCGTACGCCAGCCATAACGTCCCTGACACGAACGACGGCGCCAGCCTGCCCGCCGTCGTCGGCTTCCGTTCCGCCCCCGGCGGCGGAGTGGTGGGAACCGTTGAAGGCCAACTCGTCGCTGCCGGCCGCAGCGGCTGGCTGCTGGAGAACGGAGTCGAGATTACGCCGGTGCAGGACCAGGTGCTCCGGGACGCGGAAGAGTCCGGTGCTACGGCCATCTGGGTGGCCGTGGACGGCGAGGCGGCCGGCATCATCGAACTGCGGGATACGGTCAAGGCGGGATCGGAGGCGGCTGTCGCCCGCCTCAAGGCCCTGGGCCTGCGGCCCATGCTGCTCACGGGCGATAACGCCGCGGTCGCAGCCCAGGTGGCTGCCGCCGTCGGCATCGCCGCCGATGATGTTTTCGCCGGAGTCCTCCCGGAGGGCAAGGTGGAGGCCGTCCGCCGGCTGCAGGCCGGCGGCGCGACGGTGGCCATGGCAGGCGACGGCGTGAACGACGCCGCGGCCCTGGCGCAGGCCGACCTCGGCATCGCGATGGGCTCCGGCACGGACGTGGCGATCGAGGCTGCCGACCTGACCGTGATGGGCAACGACCTGGGGCAGGTCGCCACCGCGATCGAGCTGTCCCGGCACACGCTGGCCACCATCAAGACCAACCTGTTCTGGGCCTTCTTCTACAACGCCGTGGGCATTCCGGTGGCCGCCCTCGGCCTGCTCAATCCCATGGTGGCAGGCGTGGCCATGGCGGCGAGTTCGGTGCTGGTGGTGGCCAACTCACTCAGGCTGCGCCGCTTCGGCAGGTAA
- a CDS encoding heavy-metal-associated domain-containing protein translates to MSTISTKVHVSGMTCGHCVSAVSEELEALAGVEEIEIDLNAGGISTVTITSTHKLSPSEIGEAVAEAGYLVVANEA, encoded by the coding sequence ATGAGCACCATCTCCACCAAAGTCCACGTCTCCGGCATGACCTGTGGTCACTGCGTCTCCGCCGTCAGCGAAGAGCTCGAGGCGCTGGCCGGCGTCGAGGAGATCGAGATCGACCTCAATGCCGGCGGCATTAGCACCGTCACCATCACCTCCACGCACAAGCTCTCCCCCTCCGAAATCGGCGAGGCAGTGGCCGAGGCGGGCTACCTGGTGGTGGCCAACGAGGCCTAA
- a CDS encoding metal-sensitive transcriptional regulator yields METSQGRTPAASSEEAIAESAQHGYTGDKDAYLRRLRRIEGQVRGIARMVEEDKYCIDILTQVAAVTKALHAVSLGLVEEHIGHCVVGAASEPDPDLRAEAIDIKVKEAAGAIGRLLR; encoded by the coding sequence ATGGAGACTTCCCAAGGACGGACGCCCGCGGCGTCCAGCGAAGAAGCAATTGCTGAATCCGCACAGCACGGCTATACGGGGGACAAAGACGCGTACCTGCGCCGGCTCCGGCGGATTGAGGGGCAGGTCCGGGGAATCGCGCGAATGGTCGAGGAGGACAAATACTGCATCGACATCCTGACGCAGGTCGCGGCAGTGACCAAGGCCCTGCACGCCGTCAGCCTGGGCCTTGTGGAAGAACACATCGGCCACTGCGTTGTCGGGGCGGCATCGGAACCTGACCCGGATCTCCGGGCTGAAGCCATCGACATTAAGGTCAAGGAGGCGGCGGGTGCCATCGGGCGCCTGCTGCGCTAG